The DNA sequence GGTCGCCCGCGCGGATCATTGCCTGCAAACGGGTGCGACGGGAGCGCACAAGCGCGAACTCCACCGCCACGAAGTAACCGTTGAGGATGAGCAGAACAACTATGAGCGCGAAGCGGGCAAGCACGGATGCAACTTATGCTGACTGCCCAGCCCCACGCCAGCGTGGAGCGGCCGCGCACGCGCACGCCGATCACGCCAACGACGGGCATTCCCACGACGGGCATTCCCATAGTGGACACGATCACGGGCACCACCACCACGCCGCCAAGGGACTCAAAGGCGCGCTGATTATTACCGCGATTTTTCTTGTTGCGGAGGTGGTGGGCGGGATTATGTCGAACTCGCTCACGCTGCTCGCTGACGCCGGACACATGCTCACCGACGTGGGCGCCCTCGCGTTCTCGCTCTTTGTGGCCTGGCTCTCGCGCCAACCGAGTACGCCGCAGAAGACCTACGGCTACCTTCGCTGGGAAATTCTCGCCGCGTTCTTTAACGGCGCGACGTTGCTGCTGATTTCTGTCGCCATTATTTGGGAAGCCATTCGCCGCTTTCAGCATCCGGAACCGGTGGAAACCGGGGTGATGTTGGTCGTGGCGATCGCGGGTCTCGTGGTCAATGCCGTGGCCGCCCGCATGCTCCATGCGGGCGCCGAACATTCGCTCAACGTGCGCGGCGCGTATCTGCATGTGCTGGGCGATCTGTTAGGGTCGGTGGCGGCCGTGGTGGCCGCGCTCTGCGTGCGGCTCAAGGGATGGACCATTGCCGATCCCATCGCCTCGGTGGTGATGACCGTCCTCATTGTGCGCGGCAGCTGGTCGCTGGTGCGCGAGAGTATTGATGTGCTCCTCGAAGCTGTGCCCGCGCACATCGATCTTGCGACCGTGCGCACGGCCCTCGAAAGTGTGTCGCACGTGGAGTCCATCCATGACCTGCACGTGTGGACCCTCACCTCAGGTGTGGTGGCCATGAGTGCACACGCGCTCGTGCGCGATCCGGTGCAGCATCAGCAGGCGCTCGAGGCCATGAACGCCGCGGCCGCCGCGCAGGGCATTCATCACGTCACCATTCAAATAGAAGGCAACGCGCTCGCGGACTGTGTTCGCGAACCGGTGCACGCCGTCTAACCCCCGCTTCCTCTCTTCCGTTCATGGCTCAACTCGACCGTTTGCTTAGCGTGATGATCAGTAATCGCGCGGATCAACTCCTCCTGCGCGAAGACGAGGCCGCGTCACTCACGGTGGACGGCGCCGAACGCCCGGTGACCAAGCCGCTTGCCGGTTCGCAGGTGGTGGCCCTGCTCCGCGAGATCGCCGCGCCGGCCACTGTGGCGCAGCTCGAAGCCAAAACGCCGGTCAAGTTTCGCTACGAAGGAAGCGACGGTGTTTTCTCCGTGCGCGCGATGCTGGCCGCTGGGAAGTGGAATGTCACGATTGTCGTGGATGACCAGGGCGACTTTCATCGCCGTACGGGAATGTTTACGCCGCTGAACCTCCCCGCCGAAGAGGCGCCCACCACACCCTATGTGCGGAAAAGCGTGAAGATGGCGGCGTACGACCCCGAGGAAGCCAAGTTGGCGATGGACCGCCTGCTGCGCACGCTCGTGACCGAAGGCGGCTCCGACCTCCATCTCCGCGTGGGCGAGCCGCCCATCCTGCGCAAACATGGCGAAATGCTTCGCATGGACGGTGAGGGCAAGCTCCAAAACGACGAGCTCGACCGGTTGATGCACGCCATCATGCCCGATCGCAACGCCAAGGAATTCGCCGAGCACGCCGACAGCGATTTTGCGTATGAAATTGAGGGGATCGCACGGTTTCGCGCGAATGTGCTCAAAGATCGCAAAGGAATTGCCGCGGTGTTTCGCGTGATTCCGAGCACCATTGTCACCGCCGATCAACTGGGGATGAGCCAAGAGGTGCAGAATCTCTTCTACCTCACCAAGGGGCTGGTGCTCGTCACCGGGCCTACGGGCTCAGGTAAATCCACCACGCTCTGTGCGTTAGTGGATCTCGTGAATCGCTCGCGCTCCGACCATGTGATCACCATTGAAGATCCCATTGAGTTTGTGCACGAGAACAAGAACTGCATCATCACGCAGCGGCAGGTGGGGGTGCACACGGATTCATTCAAGAGCGCGCTCCGCGCCGCGTTGCGCGAGGACCCTGACATCATTCTCGTCGGCGAACTGCGCGATCTCGAGACGGTGGGTATCGCCATTGAAACGGCGGAGACGGGGCATCTCGTGTTCGGCACGCTGCACACCACCACCGCGGCGAGCACCATCGACCGGCTCATTGACCAGTTCCCCGCCGATCGCCAAGAACAAGTGCGCACCATGCTCTCCGAGTCGCTCAAGGGCGTGGTGAGTCAGGTGCTCTGCAAAAAGATTGGCGGCGGCCGCATTGCGGCGCGTGAGATTTTGCTCGTGACGCCCGCCGTGGCCAACCTGATTCGCGAAGGCAAGACCTTCCAGATTCCGAGCATCATGCAGACCTCCAAGCGGCTTGGCATGATCACCATGAACGACACCCTGCTCGACTTAGTGGAGCAGCGGTTGGTGGAGCCGAAAGAGGCGTATATGAAAGCGGTGGACAAGACGTACTTTCTTTCGATGCTCAAAGCCAAGGGGCACGACACCAGTTTCGCCGAGAGCGATCCGACGCACGCGGCATCGGCGACCGCTGGTGGACCACCGGCGGCCGGTGCCGCGAAGCCGGGTGCGGTGCGACGCTAGCGCTCCAACATTCCACGTTCGGTCACAACACCGTTTCTCATTCGGGAAATCCCATGCGACGAATCTCAGCGGTCCTCGCCGGTGCTTGGTGCGCCGTGTTGTCCTTTGCCATGCCGATCGGCGCGCAGCAGGCGCCAGCGCCGCCAGCGCCGGCCGCACCGGTCGCGGTGTCGCTGCCCAGCACTGTGCAGCGCGTGCTCGTCTCGAAAGTCACGCACATCGCGTACCGGCTCGACATTGCGCTCCCGGCGGGCTTCGACAGCACCACGCGCAAGTATCCTGTCTTCTTGATGCTCGACGGCAACCTCGCCTTCGCGTCCACGCTGGGCATCTACACGGGGCTAGGGCTGGGCAACGGCGTGCCGCCCATGATCCTCGTTGGCGTGGGATATCCCGGCAACGATCCGCGCGTGTTCACGCCGGACTACGTCGCGAGTCGCACGCGTGACTATACCCCCACCCAAGAGAAAACCACCGGGGTGGTGGGCTTGGCGCCGAAGAGCGGCGAGGCGCGAGCCTTTCTCACCTTCATTCGCGACGAGCTCATTCCGTTCCTCGAAGCCGAATATCGCACCGACCCGGCGGACCGCGGACTCGGCGGCCACTCGCTCGGTGGATTGTTCACCACCTACGCATTGCTCAACGAACCCGCACTCTTCACGCGCTATTGGGTGGGGTCGCCCTCGCTCTGGTGGGACAACGGCGTGTCGTTCTCGTGGATCGCGCCAGCCAAGGCCGCCGCGGTCAAACCGCACGGGCGCGCCTACATCACGGTGGGCTCCGAAGAGAGCGACGTGATGGTTGTGCCCATGAAAAAGCTCGATGTGTCGTTGCGCGCGAACTTTTCGAATCTGTCGGTGGGCGCGCAGGTGTTCCCCGAGGAGACGCACGTCTCCGTGATTGGCGCCGCGATCAGCCGCGCCTTCCGCTTCCTGTATGGCAACTACGGGCGCCCCAGCATTCTGCTTGGCCCCAAGGAAACGGCGGGGTATGTGGGCGCATGGAAGTCCGCGGACGGGCAACAGGTGACTTTGGTCGCCAAGGGCAAGGGGATGGAGTTGCAGCAGTCGATGGTCGGAAAGAAGGTGAGCATGGTGCTTCTCGCGGCCGACCGAGACCATTTGTTCTCGCGCGCCTGGGACGGCACGGTGACCGCCGAGCGTGACGGGGCGGGGAAGGTGGTGCGGTTGCGCTCCGATGTTGGGGGGCCGCCCACGGTCTTTGAGCGGGTTCGCAAATAGGGGGCCGCGAGCGCCCGCTGGGCCCCAGGAGCTAGGACTCGGGGGCCCAGAAGCGCACGGCCAGAGTGGGGGCGGGACGCCCTCCAGAGGGCCATTTGGGAGGGGGCGGGGCATCCAGCGTCACGGATATGCCCTGCCCCCGCTTTTTTGGCCCCAACTAGGTTATCTTTCGATGCTATGGAAATCCGTAACATCGCCATCATCGCCCACGTCGACCACGGCAAGACCACGCTCGTCGACAAGATGCTCCGCCAGGCCGGCGCATTCCGTGAAAATCAGATCGTCGCCGAACGGGTGATGGACTCGAACCCGCTCGAGCGCGAGCGTGGTATCACGATTCTCGCCAAGAACACGTCGGTGCACTGGCGTGGCACCAAGATCAACATCGTCGACACACCAGGACACGCCGATTTCGGCGGTGAAGTGGAGCGCATTCTGCGCATGGTCGACGGCGTGTTGCTCGTGGTCGATGCCTTTGACGGTCCGATGCCGCAGACGCGCTTCGTGCTGCGGAAGGCGCTCGCGCTCGGACGCACCCCGATTATTGTCGTCAATAAAATTGACCGCCAGGGCGCCGACCCCATGCGCGTGCATGAGGAAGTGCTCGACCTGTTGATTGAACTCGAAGCCACCGAGGCGCAGCTCGACGCGCCCTTTGTGTATGCCAGCGGCCGTACCGGCGTCTCGACCATGTCGATGGACGACGAAGCCGTGGATCTCGTCCCGCTCTTTCAGACCATCGTCGACACTGTGCCGCCGCCGCCGAGTGATGCGGAAGGCACCTTTCAGATGCTGGTGTCCACCATCGACTACTCGCCGTACCTCGGCCGACTCGCCATTGGGCGCGTGGAGCGTGGCACCGCGCGCGTGGGCGCTCAGGTGGCGCTGTTGCCGCTCGACCAGACCGCCAAGGCGACCGTGTCGAAGGTGACCAAGCTCTATGGCTTTGAAGGCCTGGAACGCATTGAGGTGGAAACGGCCGCTGCCGGCGAGATCGTGGCGCTGGCCGGACTCGAAGGTGTGGAAATCGGCCTGACGCTGACCGACCCCGACAACCCAGAACGGCTCGAAGGCATTGCCGTGGAAGAGCCGACGATTTCGGTGGACTTCCTCGTCAACAACTCACCGTTCGCGGGCAAGGACGGCAAGTTCGTCACGAGCCGTCAGATTATTGAGCGCCTGCACAAGGAGCTCGAGCGCAACGTTGCGCTGCGTGTGGAAGAGACCGAGGCCACCGATTCGTGGACGGTGAGCGGACGCGGCGAACTCCATCTCACGATTTTGATGGAGACCATGCGTCGTGAGGGCTTTGAGTTTCAGGTCTCGCGTCCGCGCGTGATTCTGCACGTGGGGCCGAAGGGCGAGCGGATGGAGCCGTATGAAGAGCTGGCGATCGACGTGCCCGAAGAGTACATGGGCGTGGTGATCGAGGCGCTCGGCCCCCGCAAGGCGCAGATGATTGAAATGAAGAACCCCGGGCAGGGGATGGTGCGCATTCTGTACAAGATTCCGGCCCGTGGGT is a window from the Gemmatimonadota bacterium genome containing:
- the typA gene encoding translational GTPase TypA — its product is MEIRNIAIIAHVDHGKTTLVDKMLRQAGAFRENQIVAERVMDSNPLERERGITILAKNTSVHWRGTKINIVDTPGHADFGGEVERILRMVDGVLLVVDAFDGPMPQTRFVLRKALALGRTPIIVVNKIDRQGADPMRVHEEVLDLLIELEATEAQLDAPFVYASGRTGVSTMSMDDEAVDLVPLFQTIVDTVPPPPSDAEGTFQMLVSTIDYSPYLGRLAIGRVERGTARVGAQVALLPLDQTAKATVSKVTKLYGFEGLERIEVETAAAGEIVALAGLEGVEIGLTLTDPDNPERLEGIAVEEPTISVDFLVNNSPFAGKDGKFVTSRQIIERLHKELERNVALRVEETEATDSWTVSGRGELHLTILMETMRREGFEFQVSRPRVILHVGPKGERMEPYEELAIDVPEEYMGVVIEALGPRKAQMIEMKNPGQGMVRILYKIPARGLFGYRSEFMTSTRGTGIIHHRFLEYGPWAGALEGRGRGVLVSMENGTIIGFALNNLQDRSTLFCAPGEAVYEGMIIGENSRPGDMDVNPCREKKLSNMRSKGADDHIMLEPPRILTLEGALEYIEEDELIEVTPLSIRIRKRVLAQSDRKRTTRDLKKDRTGV
- a CDS encoding alpha/beta hydrolase-fold protein; this translates as MRRISAVLAGAWCAVLSFAMPIGAQQAPAPPAPAAPVAVSLPSTVQRVLVSKVTHIAYRLDIALPAGFDSTTRKYPVFLMLDGNLAFASTLGIYTGLGLGNGVPPMILVGVGYPGNDPRVFTPDYVASRTRDYTPTQEKTTGVVGLAPKSGEARAFLTFIRDELIPFLEAEYRTDPADRGLGGHSLGGLFTTYALLNEPALFTRYWVGSPSLWWDNGVSFSWIAPAKAAAVKPHGRAYITVGSEESDVMVVPMKKLDVSLRANFSNLSVGAQVFPEETHVSVIGAAISRAFRFLYGNYGRPSILLGPKETAGYVGAWKSADGQQVTLVAKGKGMELQQSMVGKKVSMVLLAADRDHLFSRAWDGTVTAERDGAGKVVRLRSDVGGPPTVFERVRK
- a CDS encoding cation diffusion facilitator family transporter; protein product: MSAKRASTDATYADCPAPRQRGAAAHAHADHANDGHSHDGHSHSGHDHGHHHHAAKGLKGALIITAIFLVAEVVGGIMSNSLTLLADAGHMLTDVGALAFSLFVAWLSRQPSTPQKTYGYLRWEILAAFFNGATLLLISVAIIWEAIRRFQHPEPVETGVMLVVAIAGLVVNAVAARMLHAGAEHSLNVRGAYLHVLGDLLGSVAAVVAALCVRLKGWTIADPIASVVMTVLIVRGSWSLVRESIDVLLEAVPAHIDLATVRTALESVSHVESIHDLHVWTLTSGVVAMSAHALVRDPVQHQQALEAMNAAAAAQGIHHVTIQIEGNALADCVREPVHAV